A segment of the Nostoc sp. TCL26-01 genome:
CAACTAAGGATAAAGACCCCTATCAGTTAGTGCTTGGGCAACTCTCCCAACACCTAAAGTGTAAGCTGCCAACCGCAAAGGAACCTGTCGGACTTGTGACTGTTGCATCACTTGATGATAAGCTTGCACCATCAAGTGTTCCATTTCGCGGTTGACACGCTCCTCATCCCAAAATAGGTAAGAAAGACCTTGCACCCATTCCAAATAACTCACCACCACACCACCAGCATTTGCTAAAATATCTGGTAATACAGTCACACCCCGCGCTTCCAGGACTCGATTTGCCGCCAAAGTCACAGGGCCGTTAGCAGCCTCTGCCACAACTTGCGCCTTTACCTGATGCACATTTTCCTCGGTGATTTGATTTTCCAACGCCGCAGGAATCAAAACATCACAAGGTAAAGTCAACAATTCTGCGTTGCTAATGGGTACAGATTGGGGAAAACCCACGATACTTTTACGATTCTCAGCCGCATAGGCTTTTAATGCCGGAATATCCAGACCATCTGCGGCAAATATCCCCCCTGCACCTGTAGAAACAGCCAAGATTTTCGCTCCTGCTTTATACAGCAATTCAGCTGCTGCACCTCCGACATTACCAAAGCCTTGAATAACAACTCGCACTCCCTCCAGGGATTTACCCACGTCTGCCAGTGCTTCTCTGACAATAATCATTACACCGCGTCCTGTTGCCATTTCTCGTCCCCGTGAACCACCAATAGAAAGTGGTTTACCAGTAACAACTCCGGGTACAGCATGACCAACATTCACAGAATAAGTATCCATCATCCAAGCCATTTCACGGGCAGAAGTACCCATGTCTGGTGCAGGGATGTCTACAGCCGGGCCGATATCTTTAATTAGTTCACTAGTATAGCGCCGCGTAATCCGTTCTAACTCACCCACACTATACTTTTGGGGATCAATAGCGATACCCCCCTTAGCACCACCGTAGGGAATTCCCAACAGCGCACATTTCCATGTCATCAGCATAGCCAGAGCTGATACTTCCCGCAGAGTTACAGCTGGATGGTAACGCATCCCACCTTTGTAAGGGCCTAAGACATCAGAATGTTGCACCCGATGTCCTGCAAGTACCTGCACTTCACCATTATCTAGTTTCATAGGGATAGAAACTGTCACCACTTTGCGCGGGTGGCTGAGAATTTCTAAGATACCTTGATCTAACCTTAATTCTTTAGCCGCAGCTTCTAAATAGCTACAAGCTTGATCAAATGGACAAATATGTGCTGGAGTAGCAGCTTCTAGAGGTAGCGTTGGCGTTGAAACCATAAAATTATCTCCTATTCGCAGTATCTTTGCGAATCAGATACATATATGCCTAGCTTATCTCGTGTTTTTGCAGAAAGTCATAATTTTGTATTTTTTGTTACATTTTTATTCTTAATTCTGTGTTTTGTATCTTGATGTGGAGCAAATACGGTAAACAGGAAGGTAGACAAGAAGGGAAACAAGAGGGTAGTCAACAAAAAGCGCGGGAGATAGCCCTCAATTTGTTAAGAGAAGGGATGACAGTTGAGGCGATCGCTCACATAACTAGCTTACCATTAGAAACAGTCCAACAATTACAACAACTTAACATTCCATACTCGTAACTATTTACCGTATTCTAGCTGGGATCAACGTATAGCAGTAATTGAATTATCTAGACTAAAATAGTGCATTATCATCTGCGGTTAATTTTATTAATCTTTCCCCCAACCCTCCATTCCGTAGTCAAATCGGATTGCTACACATTTACAAAATATTGGTGTTATACTAATCAAAGACCTGGATCTATGCGACTGCAACGCCTAAACCTTGTCAGGACCGGAAGGTAGCAGCAACATGGGATGCTTGTAGTAGGCGTAGTCTCCGGGTCGCCCTATTTTTTTAGGAGCGATCAGCAGCGATGCCTGGTTTTGGAGATATTGTTCAAAAAGCTTTTTACCTCGGTGTCGGGTTAGCTTCTTACGCAGGTGAGAAAGCTGGAGGTAAATTATCAGAACTGCGATCGCAAGTCCAAAAGCTGGCAGACGAAATGGTGGCTAAAGGCGAAATGACCACAGAAGAAGCCCGTCGCTTTGTGGAAGACATGATGAAACAAGCCCAACAACCCCAAACGACGGCTGAAACTTCTGAGAATTCACCAGCTTCTGAACCTCGTCGCATCGAAATCTTAGAGGAAGACGAAGAACCAACGGTGAAAGAGCCATCAACTGACAATGTAGATAAATTGCGCCAGCAAGTGCTAGACCTGCAAGAAGAGTTGAAAAGGTTGCAAAAAGACTAGTTTTATCCAACTTTTTGCCTGCATTATTAGCAGTGTCTATAGTCAGAGTTTGGTGTGATGCCAAGCCAATAAGAATCTATAATATGTATTATAGAGGGTGTAATCTAGTGCTTCCAGCAAATCAGCACGGAGCATCCTATTTGTCGCAAGTCAGAGCGTCAATTTTATGGATCAATGGCAAAAAGATTTGATTGAAATTGTCGAAACAGTAGCTGATGAAGTAGAGCGTTTCTTCCTGGGAATGACAGAAATGGTAGATGCGTTTTTTGAGCTGACAGAAGAATTTACCGACCAAGTACACAACACAATCGCTACAGAAGTTGACCAGTACTTACAGGATATAGCCGAACCTATTCTCGATATTTACTGGGAACTGGAAGATGTAGTAGCAGACGTTGATCCGGGTTTTCCCTATGCAGTGGAACCGACAATAGAACAAAACTCTGCTTGTGTAGCTTGCAAAAATTACCACGGTCATGTTTATGGTGGTAATTTGCTAGTCTGTGCCATGCACCCGCACGGGTGGGATGATAGTAATTGTCCAGATTGGGAGCAAGAGTAGGAGTGAGTCCTGAGTAGAAGGATATAGAAGTAACGCCAAAGTAAGCGATAAAGCGTTTCCTCATCTGCTGAGGTACTGAGTACACCGCTAATAAAATTGGGCAATCTCCTCGCCTCTCTGTCTTGAAAAGTTAAGCCACAGCATTGGGGAGGTAGTTGCTTGGGCGGGTTTCCCGACTTGAGCAAACTGGCGGTCGGCAATGCCCGACTTGTTCGCTTTTAGCGTTCCCAGAGGGTAGCAAGTGGCGTTCTTCTGGAGGGAAACCCTTCCACACAAGTTTTCGCTGCGTTACACGCAACCTTGTATCTTAGAAGCATTGGTCACAAGTTAAGGTTGTGAGCCAGTGGTCAAGGGGATTTTAGAAGGAGGTTGAAAGAAAAATGCCTCAGTTCCTCGTTGTTGATGAGGGAAGGGTGCAACGATGAGCTTCATGTTTGGTTTTCTGGCGTTGCATAATAGAGGGATGAAGTGAGTTATTCTACGGTGCATTGTCCATACTGCAAGTCTACGGAGATAAGAAAAAATGGTAAACGAAGAGGTAAACAAGGTATTGAGCCGAGATACGTGTAAAAACCTGCAAGATGGTCTGGAAACCGTTACTATATCTACATTTCAAAGATTTCTGGTGGAAGATTAATAGCAGCTTCCAATGGTTGGGGAATATTATGTAAATTCACCACATAATCACCGTATCTTTTGATACCAAGAAGGTAGGAAATAGCAAACACAGGCCCAGATTGACCTTGAGTATCTGCGTGCAAAGTATCCGGTTGAATATCTGAGAGATTTTTCAACAACCCATCCAAAATATAGACAGCCTCCCACACACCACAGGTGATAAAGTGGGTAAACAAAGCAATATATTTATCAGAGACATGGTGATAAGCAATACCACCATAACCACCGTAGCGGATGTGATACTCGCTGTGTAAATTATTCTCGTATATCTCAAACTTGCTTCCGTCAGCAGCAGCCTTCTTCCCTGTACCCCAACAAGACGGTAAACTAAAACGGTTGTACGTATTGATAATATCCCGAATTGCCGCTTCAATTTTGGCAGCACTAATATGGCGACGGTTTGTATAAGAAATCATGTGAGAAGTCACTGCACCTTGGGAATGACGAGCCATCTGATTTGGGGCCAAGATTACAGCCATAGCTAAACGTAGTAAAAATATAACGTTCAGCAGGCTCAGATATTTTGGGTTCGCTTCCTGAAAACAGACCAAAATGCCTTGTCCAGTTCAACCAATGCTCAACATTACAAAGGATTTCTAAGATACTACGTTCCGGCATTAAAGCCCGAATTTTTGATTCTAATTCTTCCACTTCATGCGTTTGAGCTAGGGATGGAATTCTTTTAAGTACAGGTTCTCCATCTTTATTGATAGTGAATTGTTTATCAACCGCACAAATCTTATCTACAGCGTCAGCGACAATCGTTAATTTATCCTGTAGGTGTTTAACAAAATCATCCGGGTTAGCAGGAAATTCAAGTAAGCGACAGTATGACTCTATCAATGGTTCACATTCAGCATGACTCAATAATTGTTCGCGGAAATCGGCATAACTTTCTGAACCTACAACACAAGCATCTCCTGTTTTAAATTCAGTCGCCAGGTTTGAAAAGATGCAAATTTCTAACTGCTGACGAACCAAAACCTCAGTGCCATCAATTTCTTCTACAACTAGCGCACGCCAGTTACTACTAATAAAATCTAAATCAATCTCATTAGGTAAATACTTAGCACGTTTGTGTTCATGGTCTAACACGAACTTTAATGCTTTAATTACTGATTCATCAGCAGAAGTAGAGAGAATATCTAAAGAACGTACCAAACTAAAAAGTGCTTTCCGATTGGCAGAATAAAACCGCCACATCAACGGTAAATGGTTGTTGGTGTTATACGCCGCAATCTCATCCAACTTTTGCAGCAACAATTCTGTACCACCATGTTCATCCAAAATTGATTGCACCTGTTCTCCAAAAACAGCATTATCCTGAGTTTCTTTGGCTTTTGTCGATGCTTTTAATACTTGCCCCAAGGTAGCCAATAACTCTGATGTTTCAGTTAAATGTTTATCGCGTAATTCCTGCAATCGCTGTTTAGCATTATTTTGAATCTTGAGGATACGTTTAATGAACATATCGACAAGATAATCACGGGTTTTCACCTGTGCCTCGTACAATAGACATAACAGCAATGTCCGACGTTTGGGTAAATTGATATCTTGAAATTCTGAGATATCCAAAGCCCTAGCCTGGGACGCAAAATGTCTAACTTTAGTTCTGGCAATACTTTGCAGCAGTCGCTTGGCATCACCAAAGGTCATAAGAATATCAAACTTACTTTGTAGGAGTTTTATCCCACTAAGTTTGGCACTTTTCGGTGGCGATTTTAGTAAATTAAGAGTAGCATTTTCATCTACCTCATTATCTGTAACCACCAGTAATTGGTCTAAATAAATCTGCTCATTGATGGAAAGCCCCTCAGAACAAAGTGCAAACAAGCGATTATTGACCATTGAACGAATGTGGCGAATTAATCGGTCAAGGGTGCTAAATGCTGGTAACTCGTATCGTTCTTTAACTAATTCTTCAATGGCTACATTGATTAAATCAGCAGGATGGTCTTTTACCTCAGCAGCTTCTGCAACTAATGCGGCTATTAATCTTTGACCTGTTTTATCATACTGTTTGACTTTCAGGTAATCCCGAATCGCCTGAAGATAAGTGTAGCGTTGGCGTTCAGATGGGACTGCTTTTACCCAATCTTGTAACTTTAAACACGACCGTATATGACGGGTAACCGCAATCGGTACTAATTCGGGGTGGGGAAAATAACCAAGTCGTTGGAAGGATTTTAGCATGACCATAAAACTAAGAAATCCTTCGTGGCTCTTAGTTTTGGACTTTGCAAACTTGATTTCTGCGCTTTGTGGGGTATAAAGCTCTGCAAGCTCTTTCGGGCTGGGAAATTGTTTGAATTTAGGATATGCAGTCCGGTCAATTAAGGTCATTCAAGTGATATTTGCAACATACAAAATGCCCAAAATAACTAGATAACGGTTGATCCCTCACTGTTCAACCCCATAGTATTTTATATTCTTTGTGGTAAACAGCGATAATTGTCATCAAAATATGGTTGCTTACTATCTCGCTTGCTTTAATTTTTGAAGAGAATAGTTCCAGGAATATCAGTCTAATTTATCAACTTTAGTCAACAGATTGAAGGCAAGACGTGCAGCTTCTTCTGCTTTTTGTGATGTAACTTTTTGATAGCGTAAAGTTGTTTGGATACTTTCATGACCCATCAATGCACGCAGTTGTTCAATACTAATTATGCCTACGCGCTCTGTGGCAAATGTATGTCGTAAATCATGAATACGAACACCTTGAAGGAGTGAGTGTTTATTGGTAATTTCTCGCCAGTAATCATGCAGTGTTCGGTAGCTCATTCTACTGATTTTCATCGTCACTGGATGCTGTGCTGTAAATAAGGCGAGTGATTGTTTATGTCGGTCGTAATTTATATATTTATTTAGTGCTATCGCCGTAGCTTCGTTGTAGAAACACCACCTTTGTTTATTTCCTTTTCCCAATACTTGAAATTTCCAATTAAGGAGGTCTACCGATTCTAGATTTAGTGCCAAAAGCTCACCAATTCTACATCCTGTGTGATGTAATAAATGCACAATCGCGTTAAGGCGGGGGTCATCGGCTACAGCGTTATACAGTATTTCTAACTGTGATGGAGTTAAGAACCGTATAATTTCATCTGTGCGATGTTCACCTTTTTCTCGTGAAGGTGGACGCTGTTTGATTCCCCGAATGGGGTTGGATTTTATGTATCCTTGTTCTATGGCAAAGTTAAATAGGCTTTGTAGTATCGCTTGATGCTTGTTGTGAGTTGTATATTTTAAATGTGTCAGGGTATTTAAATACTCGACTAATGTTTGACGACTGATAATTTCAATTGGCCAACTTCCATACTCTTGCAGTAACAATCCCAAGGTCAGAGAATATGTCTCCTTGGTACTGAATGCCAACCCAGGACGTTCTAAAAATTCAACTACGACAGTGGCTAATGTTACTGTCTGTTTCACTTCAATTTGTGTGATTCTCTCAAGGTTTTTTCTGACTCAATCATATATCTTTTAGGCATGAAGCAAGACATCCTCTTATGGATACTTTAAAACTGCCTCGACCCCAAGAATCCCTGGCTGACTATATCAAGCGCATTAGAACATCTGTTGGGATGACTCAGTTTGAGTTGGCTATTGCTGCGGGAATTCATTCTCGGTCTATTGGGAAGATTGAACGAGGATTAACCACCAGACTCAATCATAAAACGCTGCGTGGTCTTGCTGGTGGCTTAGGCATTCCCCAGGAATATCTGGAAGCTGTTGAAAGGGGTGAATCCGTTAAGCCTGTCAGTGCAGTTAAGTTTTGCCCGCATTGCTGGACTCCTGGGGCGAATCCCGATCCTCTCTGGAGTCAAGTTAGGGCTAAGTTTTGTTATCTGTGCGGTATGCAGTTGCAGACGAGTTGCGCTCACTGTGGTGAGTTAGTTGTGTCTTTGAAGTATAAATTTTGTCCGATGTGCGGCAAGTCTTATAAACAGAAGAGTCAAAATCGCTGAAACATAGACACAGCAACTGTTTCCAGACCATCTTGCCGAAAATTACACGTATCTCGGCTCAATACCAACAAAATCACATTTGTGTAAGCTGTGGTCGTCAATTTATAGATGTATACAGTCCACCAAAAGGATACTCAGATGAAGTCAAAATTGAATGCTTAAAAGCATACGTTAATGGTGAGGGATTCCGAGCTATTGAGAGATCCAAAGGTGTTCACCACACAACGTAATTTATTGGCTCAAACAAATTGGTGAAAAATTGCCAGACGCACCACCAAACGAAGAGATTCCCGAAGTGGGAGAACTGGATGAACTAGAAACTTTCGTAGGGTCAAAAAAAATAAAATTTGGTTATGGACAGCAGTAAATCATTTCCAACAAGGAATTTTAGCTTGGGTTTTAGGAGATCACAGTGCCGAAACATTTAAACCTTTGTGGGATATTGTTAGCTGTTGGCATTGCTATTTTTATGTGACTGACGGATGGAAAGTTTATCCCATTTTTATTGAGCCAGGAGACCATATCGTTAGTAAAACATATATGACCAGAGTAGAAGGTGAAAATACACGTTTACGTCATTATCTACCACGATTACACCGCAAAACATTGTGCTATTTCAAATCAGTAGATATGCTTAAATACTCAATTTGCTTGTTACTTTACTATTTAAAGTATAGGCTAATACCCGTGTTTAACTAGTTCATCCCGCATTTATGCAACGCCATAATTTGTAATTCGTAATACTCGCCAAAGACGAGAAGCAAGCTACGTAATACTCTGCGGGTACTCCAAAGGAGAAATCGGAGAGTAGGCTTGCGCCTACGTAATTCACCCTGAACCCACGCCAGTCGCCTCAAGTCGAGAACCCATTTCTTAACATTGCTGTAAAACAGGCTCAAATTCAGGTTATGGGATGGGCATTGCTCACCCCACTACTCAATACTAATTACTCCTTAAAGAGGACGATAAACGCGATAGTTAATGTTAGGGAAGATATTGTCCATTACCTCGACTTTTTCTAGCCAACCGCTATCGATTTTGCCGATTTTGACATCT
Coding sequences within it:
- a CDS encoding Glu/Leu/Phe/Val dehydrogenase, encoding MVSTPTLPLEAATPAHICPFDQACSYLEAAAKELRLDQGILEILSHPRKVVTVSIPMKLDNGEVQVLAGHRVQHSDVLGPYKGGMRYHPAVTLREVSALAMLMTWKCALLGIPYGGAKGGIAIDPQKYSVGELERITRRYTSELIKDIGPAVDIPAPDMGTSAREMAWMMDTYSVNVGHAVPGVVTGKPLSIGGSRGREMATGRGVMIIVREALADVGKSLEGVRVVIQGFGNVGGAAAELLYKAGAKILAVSTGAGGIFAADGLDIPALKAYAAENRKSIVGFPQSVPISNAELLTLPCDVLIPAALENQITEENVHQVKAQVVAEAANGPVTLAANRVLEARGVTVLPDILANAGGVVVSYLEWVQGLSYLFWDEERVNREMEHLMVQAYHQVMQQSQVRQVPLRLAAYTLGVGRVAQALTDRGLYP
- a CDS encoding phasin family protein, yielding MPGFGDIVQKAFYLGVGLASYAGEKAGGKLSELRSQVQKLADEMVAKGEMTTEEARRFVEDMMKQAQQPQTTAETSENSPASEPRRIEILEEDEEPTVKEPSTDNVDKLRQQVLDLQEELKRLQKD
- a CDS encoding Tn3 family transposase encodes the protein MARHSQGAVTSHMISYTNRRHISAAKIEAAIRDIINTYNRFSLPSCWGTGKKAAADGSKFEIYENNLHSEYHIRYGGYGGIAYHHVSDKYIALFTHFITCGVWEAVYILDGLLKNLSDIQPDTLHADTQGQSGPVFAISYLLGIKRYGDYVVNLHNIPQPLEAAINLPPEIFEM
- a CDS encoding DUF4158 domain-containing protein; protein product: MTLIDRTAYPKFKQFPSPKELAELYTPQSAEIKFAKSKTKSHEGFLSFMVMLKSFQRLGYFPHPELVPIAVTRHIRSCLKLQDWVKAVPSERQRYTYLQAIRDYLKVKQYDKTGQRLIAALVAEAAEVKDHPADLINVAIEELVKERYELPAFSTLDRLIRHIRSMVNNRLFALCSEGLSINEQIYLDQLLVVTDNEVDENATLNLLKSPPKSAKLSGIKLLQSKFDILMTFGDAKRLLQSIARTKVRHFASQARALDISEFQDINLPKRRTLLLCLLYEAQVKTRDYLVDMFIKRILKIQNNAKQRLQELRDKHLTETSELLATLGQVLKASTKAKETQDNAVFGEQVQSILDEHGGTELLLQKLDEIAAYNTNNHLPLMWRFYSANRKALFSLVRSLDILSTSADESVIKALKFVLDHEHKRAKYLPNEIDLDFISSNWRALVVEEIDGTEVLVRQQLEICIFSNLATEFKTGDACVVGSESYADFREQLLSHAECEPLIESYCRLLEFPANPDDFVKHLQDKLTIVADAVDKICAVDKQFTINKDGEPVLKRIPSLAQTHEVEELESKIRALMPERSILEILCNVEHWLNWTRHFGLFSGSEPKISEPAERYIFTTFSYGCNLGPKSDGSSFPRCSDFSHDFLYKPSPY
- a CDS encoding tyrosine-type recombinase/integrase — its product is MKQTVTLATVVVEFLERPGLAFSTKETYSLTLGLLLQEYGSWPIEIISRQTLVEYLNTLTHLKYTTHNKHQAILQSLFNFAIEQGYIKSNPIRGIKQRPPSREKGEHRTDEIIRFLTPSQLEILYNAVADDPRLNAIVHLLHHTGCRIGELLALNLESVDLLNWKFQVLGKGNKQRWCFYNEATAIALNKYINYDRHKQSLALFTAQHPVTMKISRMSYRTLHDYWREITNKHSLLQGVRIHDLRHTFATERVGIISIEQLRALMGHESIQTTLRYQKVTSQKAEEAARLAFNLLTKVDKLD
- a CDS encoding zinc ribbon domain-containing protein is translated as MDTLKLPRPQESLADYIKRIRTSVGMTQFELAIAAGIHSRSIGKIERGLTTRLNHKTLRGLAGGLGIPQEYLEAVERGESVKPVSAVKFCPHCWTPGANPDPLWSQVRAKFCYLCGMQLQTSCAHCGELVVSLKYKFCPMCGKSYKQKSQNR